Proteins encoded in a region of the Sphingopyxis sp. OAS728 genome:
- a CDS encoding SDR family oxidoreductase yields the protein MTKRTFLVTGASKGIGRALSVQLAAAGHHVVGVARGKDPTFPGTLVSVDLGNSKAAAEAFSDLARQHSFDGVVNNLGLVRMQPLGDIALDELDDILRGNLHPTIQTVQAVLPTLREKRWGRIVNLSSIVVIGIAQRTAYAAAKAAINSFTRTWALELAESGITVNSVAPGPVETEMFRQNTPAGSEAERRFLSQIPMRRLAKPEEIATAIAFLLSEEAGYITGQTLFVDGGGSTGRMAI from the coding sequence ATGACAAAACGGACTTTTCTCGTCACCGGCGCGAGCAAGGGCATCGGCCGCGCGCTCTCGGTGCAACTTGCCGCTGCCGGGCATCATGTCGTCGGCGTCGCTCGCGGCAAGGACCCCACTTTTCCGGGTACGCTCGTGTCGGTCGATCTCGGTAACAGCAAGGCCGCAGCGGAAGCATTTTCCGACCTCGCACGGCAGCACAGCTTCGATGGCGTGGTGAACAATCTGGGGCTGGTTCGGATGCAGCCGCTCGGCGACATAGCTCTCGACGAGCTCGACGACATATTGCGCGGCAATCTCCACCCGACGATCCAGACGGTCCAAGCCGTCCTGCCCACCCTTCGCGAGAAGCGGTGGGGGCGCATCGTTAACCTGTCCAGCATTGTCGTGATCGGGATCGCGCAGCGCACCGCCTATGCCGCCGCCAAGGCCGCGATAAACAGTTTCACGCGCACCTGGGCGCTCGAACTGGCGGAGTCCGGCATCACCGTCAATTCGGTGGCGCCCGGCCCGGTGGAAACCGAGATGTTCCGCCAGAATACCCCCGCGGGCAGCGAGGCGGAGCGCCGCTTCCTCTCGCAGATCCCCATGCGGCGCCTCGCCAAACCGGAAGAAATCGCGACCGCCATCGCCTTCCTGCTCTCGGAAGAGGCTGGCTACATCACTGGGCAGACGCTGTTCGTCGATGGCGGGGGATCGACGGGAAGAATGGCGATCTGA
- a CDS encoding alkene reductase: protein MNSLFDPYDLGPVHLKSRIVMPPMTRTRTSEGALPTDGDVPNALMAKYYGQRAGAGLIISEVNDVDQSSHGYARIPGIHSETQKQGWRVVTDEVHRQGGTIFMQLWHVGRLAHSSILPNGQTPVGVTGERAEGSEVFAHGADGRLRFMPVEAPRALATDEVAAMVETFAKAAANAREAGFDGVEIHAANGYLIEQFMNSVLNTRTDRYGGGDMEDRTRFLMEVVDAVVAEFGPGRIGVRLSPFGKYGSMPSDPLTEETFLYVVQQLGQRGVAYVHLLYELLPDGNMESAEFKPRHLDHALLAKARAAFPGAFIWCGGFTDREQAQASLDTGLVDLIAFGRPYIANPDLAQRLENGWPLAVADRSTYYTRDGEAGYTDFPAHSNDMANSSAA from the coding sequence ATGAATTCCCTTTTCGATCCTTATGATCTGGGCCCTGTCCATCTCAAAAGCCGCATCGTCATGCCGCCGATGACGCGGACGCGGACGTCCGAAGGCGCCCTTCCCACCGATGGCGATGTCCCCAATGCGCTGATGGCCAAATATTACGGCCAGAGGGCCGGCGCCGGGCTGATCATTTCCGAAGTCAACGATGTCGATCAATCCAGCCACGGCTATGCCCGCATCCCGGGAATCCATTCCGAAACCCAGAAACAAGGCTGGCGCGTGGTCACCGACGAGGTCCACCGCCAGGGCGGCACTATCTTCATGCAATTGTGGCACGTCGGCCGGCTTGCCCATTCGTCGATCCTGCCGAATGGACAGACGCCGGTGGGCGTGACCGGCGAACGCGCCGAGGGTTCGGAAGTGTTCGCGCACGGCGCCGACGGCCGGCTGCGCTTCATGCCGGTCGAGGCGCCACGCGCGCTCGCAACGGACGAGGTCGCAGCCATGGTGGAGACCTTCGCCAAGGCCGCCGCAAATGCGCGGGAGGCTGGGTTCGACGGCGTCGAAATCCATGCCGCCAACGGCTATCTGATCGAGCAGTTCATGAACTCGGTCCTTAACACGCGCACCGACCGCTACGGCGGCGGCGATATGGAGGATCGCACGCGCTTCCTGATGGAAGTCGTCGATGCAGTCGTGGCCGAATTCGGTCCGGGACGGATCGGTGTTCGCCTGTCTCCGTTCGGCAAATATGGATCGATGCCGTCCGATCCGCTCACCGAGGAAACGTTCCTCTACGTTGTCCAGCAATTGGGGCAACGCGGCGTGGCCTATGTCCATCTGCTCTACGAGCTGCTGCCCGATGGGAACATGGAGTCGGCGGAGTTCAAGCCGCGTCATCTCGACCACGCCTTGCTCGCCAAGGCCCGCGCCGCATTCCCCGGGGCCTTCATCTGGTGCGGCGGTTTCACCGATCGCGAACAGGCTCAGGCCTCGCTCGACACCGGGCTGGTGGACCTGATCGCCTTCGGCAGGCCCTATATCGCTAATCCGGACCTCGCCCAGCGCCTCGAGAATGGCTGGCCTTTGGCCGTGGCGGACCGCTCGACCTATTACACGCGCGACGGCGAGGCCGGCTACACGGACTTTCCGGCCCACTCGAACGATATGGCCAACAGCAGCGCCGCCTGA
- a CDS encoding LysR family transcriptional regulator, producing the protein MDARFDGISEFVAVARLGSFTAVAAERGATKSAIGRAVSRLEARLGMKLLHRTTRRLTLTPAGEAWLEHCVAALDELGRGENALMLARDTPAGEVRIDLPTAFGRRHIMPVLIELAERYPGLNLNVSFTDRRVDLVSENIDLAVRIGHLDDASDLLARRIGVQHMVIVGAPAYLARRGVPRSSADLADHDCIAGRRRGNRIAWLVKQPDGSTARQVLRVKHELQDFEAVLMAAKAGCGLTQLPTWLVQEELRSGALEMVLDGLSGGELPINLLWPGTRTLPAKMRVIIDGVSRWAGEASGAIT; encoded by the coding sequence ATGGATGCGCGGTTCGACGGTATCTCGGAGTTTGTCGCTGTGGCGCGCCTCGGAAGTTTCACGGCAGTGGCCGCGGAGCGGGGCGCGACGAAATCGGCAATCGGAAGGGCGGTGTCGCGGCTCGAAGCGCGGCTCGGGATGAAACTGCTTCACCGGACAACGCGCCGCCTGACCTTGACGCCGGCCGGAGAAGCGTGGCTCGAGCATTGCGTTGCGGCACTCGACGAGCTCGGTCGCGGGGAAAATGCTCTCATGCTGGCGCGAGACACGCCCGCGGGCGAGGTACGGATCGATCTGCCCACGGCGTTCGGCCGCCGCCACATCATGCCCGTGTTAATCGAACTGGCGGAACGCTACCCGGGGCTGAATCTCAACGTCAGCTTCACCGATCGGCGCGTTGACCTCGTCAGCGAAAACATCGACCTGGCCGTGCGTATCGGTCATCTCGACGATGCAAGCGATCTCCTCGCACGCCGGATCGGTGTCCAGCATATGGTGATCGTCGGCGCCCCCGCATATCTCGCTAGGCGGGGCGTTCCCCGATCGTCTGCCGATCTCGCGGACCATGACTGCATCGCGGGTCGACGGCGGGGCAATCGTATCGCCTGGCTGGTGAAACAGCCCGACGGCTCGACGGCACGGCAGGTTCTTCGCGTCAAGCATGAACTTCAGGATTTCGAGGCGGTGCTTATGGCCGCGAAGGCCGGGTGCGGGCTCACCCAGCTTCCAACATGGCTGGTACAGGAGGAGCTTCGGAGCGGGGCTTTGGAGATGGTCCTAGACGGGCTTTCCGGCGGGGAACTTCCGATCAATCTCCTTTGGCCGGGCACAAGGACACTGCCGGCCAAGATGCGTGTCATTATAGACGGTGTGTCCCGGTGGGCGGGCGAGGCATCGGGCGCGATCACATAG
- a CDS encoding GlxA family transcriptional regulator, producing the protein MQKVAIAIHDGVQALDVAGPLDVFAEANMFVPDDTGYETMLVGATRDPVRTSNRTQIVADLTFAEATGGFDILLVAGGPALPDADPDPAMRAWLERAPSRAGIYGSICTGAFALGEAGLLDGKRVTTHWQIAQKLADRFPAATVEHDRIHLRDGRLVTSAGVTAGIDLALALVGERHGQAVAVAVAKRLVVVAQRQGGQSQFSPYLSAPADPESPVARVQHHVTRNLVARHTLESLAREVGMSARGLSRHFVQETGITPHEFVERARIDAARAMLEGSERALKAVAFDCGFGTADRMRTIFTRRLGLTPHQYRTSFLAAPNMRGGK; encoded by the coding sequence ATGCAGAAAGTCGCAATCGCAATCCATGATGGCGTGCAGGCGCTCGATGTCGCGGGGCCGCTCGATGTATTCGCCGAAGCCAATATGTTCGTACCCGACGATACAGGCTATGAAACCATGTTGGTCGGGGCGACGCGCGATCCCGTTCGTACGTCGAACCGGACGCAAATCGTCGCCGACCTGACTTTTGCGGAGGCGACCGGTGGCTTCGACATCCTGCTCGTCGCTGGCGGTCCGGCATTGCCCGATGCCGACCCCGATCCCGCGATGCGCGCCTGGCTCGAACGCGCGCCTTCGCGTGCCGGCATCTACGGATCGATCTGCACCGGCGCTTTCGCGCTCGGCGAAGCCGGGCTGCTCGATGGCAAGCGCGTGACCACACACTGGCAAATCGCGCAAAAACTCGCCGACCGTTTCCCGGCCGCAACGGTCGAGCATGACCGCATCCACTTGCGCGACGGCCGCCTCGTCACCTCTGCGGGGGTTACCGCAGGGATCGACCTCGCGCTCGCGCTGGTCGGCGAGCGCCATGGGCAGGCGGTCGCGGTTGCGGTCGCCAAGCGGCTCGTCGTCGTGGCGCAGCGGCAAGGCGGGCAATCGCAGTTCAGCCCCTATCTCAGCGCGCCGGCGGATCCTGAATCTCCGGTCGCGCGTGTTCAGCATCACGTGACCCGCAACCTCGTCGCGCGGCATACGCTGGAGAGCCTTGCAAGGGAGGTCGGCATGAGCGCGCGAGGCCTGTCCCGCCATTTCGTGCAGGAGACAGGGATTACGCCGCATGAATTTGTCGAACGCGCACGCATCGATGCCGCGCGCGCCATGCTCGAGGGGAGCGAGCGCGCATTAAAGGCCGTTGCGTTCGATTGCGGATTCGGCACCGCCGACCGCATGCGAACGATTTTCACCCGGCGGCTCGGCCTGACCCCTCATCAATATCGCACAAGCTTCCTGGCCGCGCCCAATATGCGCGGTGGAAAGTAA
- a CDS encoding HD domain-containing protein has translation MTDAIAGIRVPDSAIARAATQLVRDTEDDLLFNHSRRVFFWGALTGDRRGLKYDAELLYLAAMFHDMGLTPAYSSADLRFEVDGANAARAFMEGHGISGREVEDVWTAIALHTTPGVPEHMRPTIALTTAGVEMDVLGIAYHDFTHEQRDHVCAHHPREANFKEGIIEHFAQGIIKKPETTFGNVKADVLALKDPEHFVRGNFCSIILGSAWPI, from the coding sequence ATGACCGACGCCATCGCCGGAATCCGCGTTCCCGACAGCGCGATCGCGCGCGCCGCGACCCAACTCGTCCGCGACACCGAGGACGATTTGCTCTTCAATCACAGCCGCCGCGTCTTCTTCTGGGGGGCGCTCACCGGCGACCGCCGCGGCCTGAAATATGATGCCGAACTCCTCTATCTCGCCGCCATGTTTCACGACATGGGACTGACCCCTGCGTACTCGAGTGCCGACCTGCGTTTCGAGGTCGACGGCGCCAATGCCGCACGCGCTTTCATGGAGGGCCATGGCATTTCCGGGCGCGAGGTCGAGGATGTCTGGACAGCGATCGCACTCCACACGACCCCGGGCGTCCCCGAACATATGCGTCCGACGATTGCGCTGACGACCGCAGGAGTCGAGATGGACGTGCTCGGCATCGCGTACCATGATTTCACGCACGAGCAGCGCGACCATGTCTGCGCGCACCATCCGCGCGAAGCCAACTTCAAGGAAGGCATTATCGAGCATTTCGCGCAAGGGATCATCAAAAAGCCCGAGACGACCTTCGGCAACGTCAAGGCGGACGTGCTTGCGCTGAAGGATCCCGAACATTTCGTGCGCGGCAATTTCTGCTCGATCATCCTCGGATCGGCGTGGCCGATCTAA
- a CDS encoding HD domain-containing protein encodes MNSSQEIGGVSIPDSKLAREVTEFIRDIETDLLFHHSVRVYFWGAFTGNRHALRFDPELFYTAAMFHDIGLTERYGHSHLRFEVDGANAARDFLRQRGIPERDIEIVWNAVALHTTPGIPEFMRPEITLVQAGAGMDVAGRGYDAFPEAQRAAVVAAWPREADFEHEIIDAFYQGMKHRPDSTFGTFNDDILAFRDPQFRRIDLCSAILGSRWRG; translated from the coding sequence ATGAACAGCTCTCAAGAGATCGGCGGGGTCAGCATCCCCGACAGCAAACTCGCACGCGAGGTAACCGAGTTTATTCGGGACATCGAGACGGACCTGCTCTTCCATCATTCGGTACGCGTGTATTTCTGGGGTGCCTTTACGGGCAATCGCCACGCGCTCCGCTTTGATCCCGAGCTTTTCTATACGGCTGCGATGTTCCACGATATCGGTCTGACCGAACGGTACGGGCACAGCCATTTGCGTTTCGAGGTCGATGGCGCCAATGCGGCGCGTGATTTTCTGCGGCAACGCGGGATTCCGGAACGGGATATCGAGATCGTATGGAATGCGGTCGCCCTCCATACGACTCCCGGTATTCCGGAATTCATGCGCCCCGAGATTACGCTTGTGCAGGCGGGGGCGGGGATGGATGTGGCCGGCCGCGGCTACGATGCGTTCCCCGAAGCGCAACGCGCCGCCGTCGTTGCCGCCTGGCCGCGCGAAGCCGATTTTGAGCACGAAATCATCGACGCCTTCTATCAGGGGATGAAACACCGTCCCGATAGTACGTTTGGAACGTTCAACGATGATATTCTGGCGTTCAGGGATCCGCAGTTCAGGCGGATCGACCTGTGCAGTGCGATCCTGGGTTCTCGCTGGCGGGGCTGA
- a CDS encoding M16 family metallopeptidase: MKLSLQSRLSIGVSLAGLALAAPLVSPVTAQQLAGATAPSQPWAHEASDIPVDRDIRFGLLPNGLRYAIMHNATPKGKSSLWLRIDAGSLMEKENQRGLAHFMEHMAFNGTENIPENELIHKLQRLGLQFGADLNAGTTFDQTFYRLDMPKNDEESIDTGLHVLREQVSAALMDPKAIDEERGVVQGEDRLRNSPANIIGLKLFDAMGAGTLLPKRMPIGDMEVIRTAPRERFVEYYQQYYRPSRATVVAVGDFDVDAMEAKIKAQFADWKPRAADGAEPELGQIVPHSLETHAFVEPTLSPSVSINWIRAPENKPDTLANRRDDVVSDLVIAVLNRRLGETSRTDNPPFLSAQGSGQEAYRTMRMASISGTFVKGKWSEALSGIDRAARQLTQYGVSEAELNREINSRRTSYQEAAKAASTRNTVNLAGQMVFAVNNRTVSTSPATDLEIFESAVKGLTAEKASVVAKTIFAGEGPIVSLMSPDPVAGGDLALREAYDASVKLAVAPQPTVAPKSWAYTDFGTPGKVVSTSRPDVLGATTYTFANGVKLSVKHVDFDKNQISVGLLTGIGERNFSPDKIDPRAVALGAVTSGGLGRMTVDDVTRAFNGKRVGAGLSTLGQRFLLSGGTRPEDLQLQMQYMAAIMTDPALRSNEFDKAIASAPIGWTLAHSSPDGVFGVEGNPLISGGDQRVAFAPPEVTNSWKLEPLRDDVRRMIASGPIHIVVAGDMNPDDAVKAVASTFGALPPRPDYNAPAPGSDRRSFGTPNKEPVLFTHNGLKDQSLGSVTWQTSDVIGKNGKLSRQLSVLKSVMQLRANDVIREKEALAYSPRVGEYYSPDYAGFGTLQSTAATSPDKLPAFYAAIDAIVTDLQTNPIGIDELKRAREPMIEHSRQSLKTNYGWFRLMLGAAYEPGSVDDALKDIEVYEAVTPELIQQLARRYLSVDKAIRISVVPSPEAKDSKALASGK; encoded by the coding sequence ATGAAGCTTTCATTGCAGTCGCGGTTGTCCATCGGCGTGTCGCTTGCCGGTCTCGCGCTGGCAGCGCCGCTGGTATCTCCGGTCACGGCACAGCAACTCGCCGGGGCAACGGCGCCGTCGCAGCCTTGGGCACATGAAGCGAGCGACATACCCGTCGACCGCGACATCCGCTTCGGCCTGCTGCCGAACGGGCTACGCTACGCGATCATGCACAATGCGACGCCCAAAGGGAAAAGCTCTCTGTGGCTGCGTATCGACGCGGGATCGCTGATGGAGAAGGAGAATCAGCGCGGCCTCGCCCACTTCATGGAACATATGGCATTCAACGGGACCGAGAATATTCCGGAGAATGAGCTGATCCACAAATTGCAGCGGCTGGGGCTGCAATTCGGCGCCGACCTCAATGCCGGGACGACCTTCGACCAGACCTTCTATCGCCTCGACATGCCGAAGAATGACGAGGAATCGATCGATACCGGGCTCCACGTGCTGCGCGAGCAGGTGTCGGCTGCGCTGATGGATCCCAAGGCGATCGACGAGGAACGCGGCGTCGTCCAGGGCGAGGACCGGCTGCGCAATTCGCCGGCGAACATCATCGGGCTGAAGCTGTTCGACGCGATGGGCGCCGGCACGCTGCTCCCCAAGCGCATGCCGATCGGCGACATGGAGGTCATCCGCACCGCGCCGCGCGAACGTTTCGTCGAATATTACCAGCAATATTACCGCCCTTCGCGCGCAACGGTCGTCGCTGTCGGCGATTTTGACGTCGACGCGATGGAAGCGAAGATCAAGGCGCAGTTCGCCGACTGGAAACCGCGCGCCGCCGACGGCGCCGAACCCGAACTGGGCCAGATCGTCCCGCACAGCCTCGAAACGCATGCCTTCGTCGAGCCGACATTGAGCCCGTCGGTATCGATCAACTGGATCCGCGCGCCCGAAAACAAACCCGACACGCTCGCCAACCGGCGCGACGATGTCGTGAGCGATCTCGTCATCGCGGTGCTCAACCGGCGCCTCGGCGAAACCAGCCGCACCGACAACCCGCCCTTCCTCTCGGCGCAAGGTAGCGGTCAGGAGGCCTATCGGACCATGCGCATGGCGTCGATTTCGGGCACTTTCGTCAAGGGCAAGTGGAGCGAGGCCCTGTCGGGCATCGACCGGGCGGCGCGCCAGCTGACCCAATATGGCGTGTCGGAGGCCGAACTTAACCGCGAAATCAATTCGCGCCGGACGAGCTATCAGGAAGCGGCGAAAGCGGCGTCTACACGCAATACGGTCAACCTGGCGGGGCAGATGGTTTTTGCCGTGAACAATCGCACGGTGTCGACCTCACCCGCGACGGACCTCGAAATTTTCGAGAGTGCGGTAAAGGGCCTCACCGCCGAAAAGGCGAGCGTGGTCGCCAAGACCATCTTCGCCGGCGAGGGGCCGATCGTGTCGCTGATGTCGCCCGACCCGGTTGCGGGCGGCGACCTCGCGCTCCGCGAAGCTTATGATGCATCGGTCAAGCTTGCGGTCGCGCCGCAACCGACAGTGGCGCCAAAGAGCTGGGCCTACACCGACTTCGGCACGCCCGGAAAGGTCGTGAGCACCAGCCGGCCCGACGTGCTCGGCGCGACGACCTATACCTTCGCCAACGGCGTGAAGCTGAGCGTCAAGCATGTCGATTTCGACAAGAACCAGATTTCGGTGGGCCTGTTGACCGGGATCGGCGAGCGCAATTTTTCGCCCGACAAGATCGATCCGCGCGCCGTCGCGCTCGGCGCGGTCACCTCGGGAGGCCTCGGCCGGATGACCGTCGACGATGTGACGCGCGCCTTCAACGGCAAGCGGGTCGGTGCCGGCCTGTCGACGCTTGGCCAGCGTTTCCTCCTGTCGGGCGGGACGCGGCCCGAGGATCTGCAACTGCAGATGCAATATATGGCCGCAATCATGACCGACCCGGCGCTCCGGTCGAACGAGTTCGACAAGGCGATCGCGTCGGCACCGATCGGCTGGACGCTCGCCCATTCGTCGCCCGACGGCGTTTTCGGGGTCGAGGGCAATCCGCTGATCTCGGGCGGCGACCAGCGCGTCGCCTTCGCTCCGCCCGAAGTCACGAACAGCTGGAAGCTCGAGCCGCTGCGCGACGATGTCCGCCGAATGATCGCCAGCGGTCCCATCCATATCGTCGTCGCGGGCGACATGAACCCCGACGATGCGGTGAAGGCAGTAGCGTCGACCTTTGGCGCACTACCGCCGCGGCCCGACTACAATGCACCCGCGCCGGGTTCGGACCGCCGCTCCTTCGGCACACCGAACAAGGAGCCGGTGCTGTTCACGCACAACGGCCTCAAGGACCAGTCGCTCGGCAGCGTGACCTGGCAGACCAGCGACGTCATCGGCAAGAATGGGAAGCTCTCGCGACAGCTTTCCGTGCTGAAATCGGTCATGCAGCTGCGCGCCAACGACGTCATCCGCGAAAAGGAAGCGCTCGCCTATTCGCCGCGCGTCGGCGAATATTATTCTCCCGACTATGCGGGCTTCGGCACGCTGCAGTCGACCGCCGCGACCTCGCCCGACAAACTGCCGGCCTTTTATGCCGCGATCGATGCGATCGTCACCGATCTGCAGACCAACCCGATCGGTATCGACGAGCTCAAGCGCGCGCGCGAACCGATGATCGAACATAGTCGCCAAAGCCTGAAGACCAACTATGGATGGTTCCGGCTGATGCTCGGCGCAGCGTACGAACCAGGCTCGGTCGACGACGCGCTCAAGGATATCGAAGTCTATGAGGCGGTGACGCCCGAGCTGATCCAGCAGCTCGCCCGTCGATATCTCTCGGTCGACAAGGCAATCCGCATCTCGGTCGTTCCCTCGCCCGAGGCGAAGGATTCCAAGGCACTTGCCAGCGGCAAGTAG
- a CDS encoding RNA polymerase sigma factor has translation MTIVGNRVGSGSDQVTHTRENTAIDSLHRAYRGPLLRFFSSRISDGAVAEDMVQQVFERLIQRGELDSIENAKGYIFRVAQSVVTDHLRKSGSRQSHAHEEFDESVHGGVDFSPEHVLAKRERLARAMQILQALPERTRVIFVLRRLEGVKYQEIATRLGISVSAVEKHMERAVAQLAKGMDDRI, from the coding sequence ATGACGATCGTCGGCAATAGGGTGGGAAGCGGATCGGACCAGGTGACGCATACGCGCGAAAATACGGCTATAGACAGCCTGCACCGCGCCTATCGCGGCCCGCTGCTGCGTTTCTTTTCCAGCCGTATTTCCGACGGCGCGGTTGCCGAGGATATGGTCCAGCAAGTGTTCGAGCGACTGATCCAGCGCGGCGAACTCGACTCGATCGAAAATGCGAAGGGTTATATTTTCCGGGTCGCGCAAAGCGTCGTAACCGACCATCTCCGCAAGAGCGGAAGCCGGCAGAGCCATGCTCATGAAGAATTTGACGAATCCGTCCACGGAGGTGTGGATTTTTCGCCCGAGCACGTCTTGGCAAAAAGGGAGCGCCTTGCGCGCGCCATGCAAATCCTTCAGGCCTTGCCTGAACGTACCAGGGTCATATTCGTGCTGAGACGTCTCGAGGGAGTGAAATATCAGGAAATTGCGACGCGGTTGGGGATTTCGGTAAGCGCGGTCGAGAAGCATATGGAGCGCGCCGTGGCCCAGCTCGCGAAGGGCATGGACGACAGGATATGA
- a CDS encoding FecR family protein, with amino-acid sequence MKLKLVPGGAATPEDRAAEWAVRMDSRDLDEAELAEFDEWLAEAPNEAAFGRANDAMGVFDGLDADLPELAALREEAQGHAAAAGRRWMPWAGGALAASIVAALIVFQAGEVGQRLPGTPPQVADAGTGAAAGRAVYKTAVGEQRTVTLADGSKVTLNTGTEIAVDYGARERLVRLVRGQALFDVAHAADRPFSVVVAGRKVTALGTLFEVRLDKDRLRVTLLRGRVRVDEQTAADAVVTKIPAPTFLAPGEQFSSATGLAPVVQSVDVEQQLLWRQSLVEFDDAPIGDAIAELNRYSASPIVVRDPRVADMRISGIVKTGDADAFTALVGAMLPVAARKNERGEVELYHTP; translated from the coding sequence ATGAAGTTGAAGCTGGTTCCGGGAGGCGCCGCGACGCCGGAGGATCGGGCCGCCGAGTGGGCGGTGCGCATGGACAGCCGCGACCTGGACGAGGCCGAGCTGGCCGAATTCGACGAATGGCTGGCCGAGGCGCCGAACGAGGCCGCCTTCGGGCGGGCGAACGACGCGATGGGGGTGTTCGATGGCCTCGATGCCGATCTGCCCGAGCTTGCGGCGCTGCGCGAGGAAGCGCAGGGGCATGCCGCCGCAGCAGGCCGGCGCTGGATGCCGTGGGCGGGTGGCGCGCTCGCTGCGTCGATCGTGGCGGCGCTCATCGTCTTTCAGGCGGGAGAGGTGGGCCAGCGCTTGCCCGGCACGCCGCCGCAGGTCGCCGACGCGGGGACAGGCGCTGCCGCGGGGCGGGCCGTTTACAAAACCGCGGTCGGCGAACAGCGGACCGTCACGCTGGCCGACGGCTCGAAGGTGACGCTCAATACCGGCACCGAGATAGCGGTCGATTATGGTGCGCGCGAACGGCTCGTGCGGCTTGTGCGCGGGCAGGCGCTGTTCGACGTCGCGCATGCCGCCGATCGTCCTTTCTCGGTGGTTGTCGCGGGGCGCAAGGTCACCGCACTCGGCACGCTGTTCGAGGTGCGGCTCGACAAGGACCGGTTACGGGTGACCTTGCTGCGCGGGCGCGTCCGTGTCGACGAGCAGACTGCTGCTGATGCGGTGGTCACGAAAATTCCCGCGCCGACTTTTCTTGCGCCGGGCGAGCAATTCTCCTCGGCCACCGGGCTCGCGCCCGTGGTGCAGAGCGTCGATGTCGAGCAGCAGCTCCTCTGGCGACAGTCGCTCGTCGAATTCGACGATGCGCCGATCGGCGATGCGATCGCCGAGCTCAACCGTTATTCGGCTAGTCCGATTGTAGTACGCGACCCGCGCGTCGCCGACATGCGGATCAGCGGCATCGTCAAAACCGGGGATGCCGATGCATTCACGGCGCTCGTCGGTGCGATGCTGCCCGTTGCGGCGCGGAAGAATGAACGCGGCGAAGTGGAATTGTATCACACGCCCTGA